Part of the Lysobacter enzymogenes genome is shown below.
GCCAAGAGCATGGACGTGGATCCGCACCACGGCGGTTCGTCGACGCTGGAATACGCGCTCGGCGATTGCGCGTTGTCGCAGATGGCGCAGGCGCTCGGCAAGAACGACGACGCCGCCACGCTGCGCGAGCGCGGCCGCAACTGGACCCGGGTGTGGGACAAGGACGCGACCGATCCCGAACTGGGCTTCCGCGGCTTCCCGCGTCCGCGCGTCGACGGCGGCGCGTTCTATTCGGAAACCGACGGCAGCTACAGCCCGCGCTCGCACCACGGTTTCCACGAAGGCACCGCCTGGCAGTACCAGTGGCTGACCCAGCAGGACGTGCCCGGCGTGGTCGCGGCGATGGGCGGCGCCGAGCAGGCCGGCAAGCGCCTGGACGCGTTCTTCGCCTACGACGCGTTGCTGGCCGATCCGGCCAACGCCGCGCGCAAGCAGTGGGTGGTCGGGCCGTACAGCTACTACAACCAGTATCGCTACAACCCGAACAACGAGCCCGATCTGCACAGCCCGTGGATGTACACGCTGATCGGCCAGCCGTGGAAGACCGCGACGGTGCTGCGCGCGGCGCAGACGCTGTTCACCAACGCGCCCAACGGCGTCACCGGCAACGACGACCTCGGCACCATGTCGGCCTGGTATCTGTTCAGCGCGGTCGGCCTGTATCCGGCGGTGCCGGGCAGCGGCGAGCTGCTGCTGCACGCGCCGCGTTTCGAGAAGGTCGAGATGGACCTGGGCAACGGCAAGACCCTGCGCATCGAAGCGCCCGGCGCGAGCGGGCAGGGCGTGCAGTACGTGCGCGGCGCGAGCTTCGACGGCAAGGCCCAGGACAAGGTCTGGCTGGACTGGAGCGCGTTGCGCGGCGGCGGCACGCTGCGCTTCGAACTCGGCAAGGAACCGGCTACGGGCGGGTGGGGCACGCAGGCGGCAGCGCTGCCGGTGTCGGCCTGCGCGGCGCCGAAGTGAATCGATGACGCGATGAAGAACCGATAACGCGATGAAGCCCCGGGCCGCCGACGTCCCCGCCAGCCGTCATCCCCGCGAAAGCGGGGATCCAGGGCTTCATCGCGACACCGCCGCACCGCCGTCTTCCTCCGCACCCCACGGAGCTCCAGCGCACGATGAAACCCACCCTCGCCAACAGCCGCATCCTCGCCAGACTGACCCGCGCGCGCCTGCCGCTGGCGCTGTTCGGCATGGTCGGCGCCGCCATCGGCGTGGCGCCCGCAGCGAACGCGGCGACGCCCGCGACGCAAGCCGCGACGCTCGCGCCGGAACTGGTCCCGCTGCCCGCGCACGTGCAGCGCGGCGAGGGCGCGTTCGCGCTCGACGCTTCGACCACGATCTACGCCAACAACGCCGAAGCCCGCGCCGTCGCGCAACTGCTGCGCGACGAACTGGCGAGCCAGCAAGGCCTGACCCTGACCGTGCGCAGCGGCGCGCCGAAGCCGAACCAGGGCGAGGACGAGCCCTCGCGCTACGTGCAGTTCGTCGCCGAACCCGCGTCGGCCAAGCCCGGCGCCGGCGCCAACGAGCGCTACCGGCTCGAAGTGACCGCGCGCGGCATCCGCCTCGCCGGCCCGCCGGCCGGTTTGTTCTACGGCTACCAGACCTTGCGCCAGCTGTTGCCGGCCGCGCGCGTCGCGCCGCCGCTGCGGGTGGGCGCGACGACCATCGACGACGCGCCGCGCTTCGCCTACCGCGGCATGCACCTGGACGTCGGCCGGCATCTGTTCCCGCTGGACTTCATCAAGCGCTATCTCGACCAGATGGCGCGCTACAAGCTCAACACCTTCCACTGGCACCTCACCGACGACCAGGGCTGGCGCCTGGAAATCAAGCGCTATCCCAAGCTCACCGCGGTCGGCGCGCAGCGCAAGGAAACCGTGGTCGGCCGCAACATCGATCCCTATGTCGGCGACGGCCAGCCGTACGGCGGTTTCTACACCCAGGAACAGGCGCGCGAAGTGGTCGCGTATGCGCGCGCCCGCCACATCACCGTGATTCCGGAAATCGAGATGCCGGGCCACGCGCTGGCGGCGTTGGCGGCGTATCCGGAACTGGCGTGCACGCCGGGCCCGTTCGCGGTCGGCACCAACTGGGGCGTGTACGACGACATCTTTTGCCCGAAGGAAGCAACCTTCAAGTTCCTGGAGAACGTGCTCGACGAAGTCGTCGCGATCTTCCCCGCGCCGTACCTGCACATCGGCGGCGACGAAGCGCCGAAGACGCGCTGGAAGGCCAGCGCCGAGGCGCAGGCGGTGATGCGCCGCGAAGGCTTGAAGGACGAGCACGAGCTGCAGAGCTATTTCATCCGCCGCATGGAGAAGTTCCTGCATTCGCGCGGCAAGCGCATCATCGGCTGGGACGAGATCCTCGAAGGCGGCCTGGCGCCGGACGCGACGGTGATGTCGTGGCGCGGCGAGGCCGGCGGGATCGCGGCCGCGCAGCAGGGCCACGACGTCGTCATGACTCCGACCCAGTGCTGCTATTTCGATTACGGCCAGGGCCCGGCCGCGCAGGAACAGTGGAACCTCGGCGGCGAGCTGAGCCTGGACAAGGTCTACGCCTACGACCCGGTGCCGGCGGCGCTGACCGCGGCGCAGGCGCGGCATGTGCTCGGCGTGCAGGGCAACGTCTGGACCGAACACCTCAAGACCCCGGCGATGGTCGAGTACATGGTGTTCCCGCGCCTGCTGGCGCTGGCCGAAGTCGCGTGGACGCCGCAGGCGCAGCGCGCGTGGCCGGACTTCCAGCGCCGGCTGCGCGGCCAGTTCGCCTTGCTCGAACGCGACGCGGTCGGCTATCGGATTCCCGCGCCGCAAGGGCTGGACGACGCGCTGATCGTCCAGCACGGCGATGCGCGCACGCACCGCTACACGGCGACGCTGACGCCGGCGGTGCCCGGCGCGACGATCCGCTACACCCTCGACGGCAGCGAGCCGGGCGAGGGCGCGGCGGTGTATGCCGCGCCGTTCGAGGTCGTTCTGGAACTGGACAAGCCGGTGCGGCTGCGCGCCGTCAGCGTCCTCGCCGACGGGCGGCGCAGTGGGGTGCACGAGGCCTTGCTGCGTTATCGCAGTTATCTGCCTGCGGTCGCCAAGCCGGCGAACCCGAAACCCGGACTGGAATACCGCGTGTTCGACTCGATGTTCTCGGACCTGACGATGCTGCACGCCAGCGCGCGCGCGCCGGCGCAGGCCGGCGCCGCCGATTCGCTGGACCTGGCGCGCTTCGGCCGCAGCCGCGCGTTCGGCGTGCAGTTCGACGGCTACGTGCAGGTGCCGGCCGACGGCGTCTACCGCTTCGCCCTGCAGGGCGACGACCGCAGCGCGCTGTATCTCGACGGCGAACAGGCGATCGCCAACGAGACCTACGACCGCACGCAGCAGACCGAAGTGCCGCTGCGCCGCGGCTGGCACCGGCTGCAGCTGGACTGGTACCAGCGCGAGGGCGGCATGAGCCTGAGCCTGCGCATGGCCGCGCCGGGCGGCGAGTTGCAAGCGCTGGACCTGCGCGAGGCGGTGCATTGAACGCCGCGTCCGCACGCGCGGCGGCGGTGGCCGGGCCGTGCGCACCTGCGGCGCACACGGCTCGGATGCACGGCGGCAATGCACCGGTGGCCGACACCGGCCGCCCATCTGCCGAGCCGGTCCGCGATTTTTTTTGTTGATGTTTTAGATCGATCCAAATAAAAGGTTCCACCGCAACGCCGCAACCGCGGCCCGCGTCACCACAAAAAACACAAACCTGGGCCGTCGAATCCGGCCGCGATTGGGAGGGGTAGCCAAATGACTCAGCAACACGACCGCACGTCGCAACGCCGCCGGTACGATGCACGCCGCAACGCGCTGTGCGCCGCCATGCTCGCCGCCTTGTACCTGCCGCTGGCCGCGCAGGCGCAGGACGCCGCGCCCGCCGGCGAAGCCAAGACCGTCGACAAGATCACCGTGACCGGCTCGCGCATCAAGCGCGCCGAACTCGAAGGCCCGGCGCCGGTGACGGTGATCACCACCGAGCAGATCAAGCGCGAAGGCTTCGCCAACGTGTACGAGGCGCTGAGCTCGCTGACCGAAGTCACCGGCTCGGTGCAGGCCGACGTCAACAAGGGCCCCACGCCGAACGCCAGTCCGCTGAACCTGCGCAACCTCGGCCCCGGCCGCACCCTGCTGCTGATCGACGGCCGCCGCGTCGCCGACTACCCGCTGCCGTACGAAGGGCGCGGCAACTTCGCCAACTTCAACAACATCCCGATGTCGGCGGTGGAGCGGATCGAAGTGCTCGCCAGCGGCGGCTCGGCGATCTACGGCTCCGACGCGATGGCCGGCGTCATCAACATCATCATGAAGAAGAACTTCAATGGCG
Proteins encoded:
- a CDS encoding family 20 glycosylhydrolase, with amino-acid sequence MKPTLANSRILARLTRARLPLALFGMVGAAIGVAPAANAATPATQAATLAPELVPLPAHVQRGEGAFALDASTTIYANNAEARAVAQLLRDELASQQGLTLTVRSGAPKPNQGEDEPSRYVQFVAEPASAKPGAGANERYRLEVTARGIRLAGPPAGLFYGYQTLRQLLPAARVAPPLRVGATTIDDAPRFAYRGMHLDVGRHLFPLDFIKRYLDQMARYKLNTFHWHLTDDQGWRLEIKRYPKLTAVGAQRKETVVGRNIDPYVGDGQPYGGFYTQEQAREVVAYARARHITVIPEIEMPGHALAALAAYPELACTPGPFAVGTNWGVYDDIFCPKEATFKFLENVLDEVVAIFPAPYLHIGGDEAPKTRWKASAEAQAVMRREGLKDEHELQSYFIRRMEKFLHSRGKRIIGWDEILEGGLAPDATVMSWRGEAGGIAAAQQGHDVVMTPTQCCYFDYGQGPAAQEQWNLGGELSLDKVYAYDPVPAALTAAQARHVLGVQGNVWTEHLKTPAMVEYMVFPRLLALAEVAWTPQAQRAWPDFQRRLRGQFALLERDAVGYRIPAPQGLDDALIVQHGDARTHRYTATLTPAVPGATIRYTLDGSEPGEGAAVYAAPFEVVLELDKPVRLRAVSVLADGRRSGVHEALLRYRSYLPAVAKPANPKPGLEYRVFDSMFSDLTMLHASARAPAQAGAADSLDLARFGRSRAFGVQFDGYVQVPADGVYRFALQGDDRSALYLDGEQAIANETYDRTQQTEVPLRRGWHRLQLDWYQREGGMSLSLRMAAPGGELQALDLREAVH